TCGGATATTCCGTAGAAAAAGATACAGTACCAGAATTGCCAAAATTCCTCCAACCGCTGCATTTCGAACCACTGTATTGATAGCTTCCCGAATAAAATCCGATTGGTCCATAATCACTGTCAGGCTGCTTTCACCATGTTCTTGCTGAAGTTTTTCAATTTCTGCCGTCACAGCATTGGCTACTTGTACTGTATTGGTTCCTGATTGTTTTTGAACCATAATGCCTATCCCATTTTGTCCATTGGTTCTTGAAAGAGAGGTGATTTCTTTCGGAATTCTCTGAACTTCTGCAACGTCTTTCATTTTTATAAGAGCTCCACTAGGTAAGGTTAGCGGCAGTTCACCGATTTCCTCTACGGTCTTAAACTCGCCCATTGTTCGCACCGTCAATTTGTCGAATCCCCGTTCCACCGTACCTCCCGGTCTGTTTAGGTTGGAGGCCTGTATCACTTGTGCAATACTGGAAATATCCAATCCATATGCATTTAAGCGCTGTTCATTTACTTTAACTTCTATTTCATGAATATAGTCTCCTGTTACTTCTACGGAAGCAACTCCACTTACTCTTTCCAGCCTAGGTTTTATCACATCTTCTGCCATGTCCTGCAATTCATACATATCCTCTTCACCAGATAAGGATACAACGACAATTGGCATAGCATCCAGATCTATCTGCATCACCATGGGTTCTGAAGCACCGTCCGGCAACATCCCTCTGACCATATCCACGTTTTCCCGAATATCTAAGGCCGCAAAGTCCATATCTGTTCCAAAGTCAAACCGAGCTACTACAATGGAATTTCCCTGGGAAGATACAGACATCATACTATCCAGATCCGACACGGTTGCTACCGCATCTTCTATTGGTCGTGTAACCAGATTTTCCATTTCATGCGGCCCCACACCTGAATAATTTGTTGCAACTAATGCTACTGGAATCTCTATATCCGGCATGAGATCCAAAGGAAGCATCGTCAAGGAAAAGGTTCCCAACAGGATGATCATTAACATTACCATGATGGTGGTTACGGGGCGTTTTACAGCAATGGTTGATAAATTCATTCTTTACTCCCCTCCCACAACACGGATTTTATCGCCATCAGCTAAGTAATGCTGTCCCTTAACAACAATGGTTTCTCCTTCTTCAATACCGTCCACTATCTCTACTGCTACTTCACTTTCCATCCCCAGGGTTACATCCTTTCTTTTAGCACTATCTCCTTCGATGACAAAAATATAGGTTTCCCCATCCCGTTCGATAACTGAGCGACGGTTGACTGCTATTACATTTTCTCTTGTGTTCATAGCTGTTTCTGCCGTAGCGCTCATCCCTGTCCGGATCTGATAATCTTCATTTTCCAAGTATGCCCTTACTTTATACAGATTTGTTTCAGGATTGATAGTAGAACTGATAAAATCAACGGTAGCTTCTATCTCTAGCGCTGCCGCCGGAATGATAATGGTAACTTCCTGATTCAGCCTAAGGCTGTTGATGATGTTTTCAGCCACATTGGCCTGAAAGTAGACTTGATCAATATCAGAAATAATAGCTACCGGTTGAGAGCTTCCTGCCATTTCACCTGCAACGACATTTAAGGAAGACACCACTCCACTCATAGGCGCTTTTACAATCGTATCTTCAAGGGCATCTGCCGCCTGCCGATAGCCAATTTCTGCCTGAGCTACCTGATTCAGAGCCTGCTGATATCCAACTTCTGCCTGTCGCAGCTGACTTCGTGCATTTTCAACCTGACGGCTGTTCGCCGCTAACTCCGCCTGCTCCAGTTCCGTTTGGCTGGCTGCACCAGCATTGTAAAGAGCCTGAATCCTTTCAAGGTTTGCTTGTGCATCCGCATGCTGATCTTCTGCATTTTCTACCCCCAGAAGTGCTTGCTCCACACCTGCCTCTGCTCGTTCAGCATCTTGCCGTGCCAGTTCCAAAGACTTTTCTGCCTGCTCTAAACTACGCAAACTATTAGCTTGATCAATGACCATCAGTGTCTGATCTTTTTCCACAAATTCTCCTAAACCCACAGAAATAGAATCTACTTTTCCTTGAGCCAAGGGCATGACCATTGCCTCATCATTTGCCTCAATCCTTCCGTTTAATACCATTCGGTCGCTGATCGTCTCTCTTTTTGAAGTCTGAACTTCTACTGGTGTAGACACATCTTCAGGAGTATTTTCTACCCCTCGTCTTCCTCCTAATCGTAAAACCAGCAACCCCGCTACCAAGGTAACGATGACCAACATCGTTATGATCACTTTTTTATTCATGAAATTCCCTCCAGTTTTTCTCATTCAGTCAGTTTAACCCGACTTAATATGTATTGCATTTTCTTACCTGTTTACTCTACGATCTTAGATCCATTTTGTTTCACTCTCTCTTGCAAAAAAAATAACAGACGCTATGAATAAAGTGTATCATAAAATACGAAAATGAACTTACTGTGAACTTAATACTTTTGTATTCAGTTCATAATTAGTTCATTTTGATTTGTTATTTTATAGATGAGCAAAGCATATTTGTTCACAAACCCTTGCACCTTCCGGCTCTTTTGATATTTCGTTGATAAAGAGCCGGACCCCTTTTAGTAACCTTGTTCTCTAAGCAAATACATTTCTAACGCTTCTATTAACCCTTTGAATTGAAACGATGGAGAGTGATTACTTATGAAAGAAATGTTATTTAGCGTTATCTTAACCATTGGCATTACAGCAACCATTCCTTTGTTTTTCTATGGTGTTGGCTATGCTTTTTTGAAAACGTCCAAGTAAAAAAAAGGTTCACGTACAAAAAGACCGATGAAAGCTTCTTTATTAATTGCTTCCATCGGTCTTTTCAATTCTAATTTTATCCCAGTTTATCTCCATTTTTCACTTTTTGTTCTGGTTCGATCAGTACCACACCCTGATCACTATAAATTCCTAA
This portion of the Tindallia magadiensis genome encodes:
- a CDS encoding efflux RND transporter periplasmic adaptor subunit is translated as MNKKVIITMLVIVTLVAGLLVLRLGGRRGVENTPEDVSTPVEVQTSKRETISDRMVLNGRIEANDEAMVMPLAQGKVDSISVGLGEFVEKDQTLMVIDQANSLRSLEQAEKSLELARQDAERAEAGVEQALLGVENAEDQHADAQANLERIQALYNAGAASQTELEQAELAANSRQVENARSQLRQAEVGYQQALNQVAQAEIGYRQAADALEDTIVKAPMSGVVSSLNVVAGEMAGSSQPVAIISDIDQVYFQANVAENIINSLRLNQEVTIIIPAAALEIEATVDFISSTINPETNLYKVRAYLENEDYQIRTGMSATAETAMNTRENVIAVNRRSVIERDGETYIFVIEGDSAKRKDVTLGMESEVAVEIVDGIEEGETIVVKGQHYLADGDKIRVVGGE